From the genome of Sulfurovum sp. NBC37-1, one region includes:
- a CDS encoding excalibur calcium-binding domain-containing protein: protein MIKILISLFIFLLLWIFYPLFLPVNFWNSSKIENNTISNAAYKQPIKKVEISHKNTNRNISKKTKKDLKAPIYKLKKTSKTSVRKRRNPPKFRCDKRIYCSQMHSYKEAKYFLDHCGPVKMDGDRDGIPCERQFGRH from the coding sequence ATGATTAAAATTCTAATCTCTTTATTTATTTTTCTTCTGTTATGGATTTTTTACCCTTTATTTCTTCCTGTTAACTTTTGGAATTCAAGTAAAATAGAAAATAATACAATATCAAACGCAGCATATAAACAACCTATAAAAAAAGTAGAAATATCCCACAAAAATACTAATAGAAATATTTCAAAAAAAACAAAAAAGGATTTAAAAGCACCAATATACAAACTTAAAAAAACTTCAAAAACATCAGTGAGGAAACGAAGAAATCCACCAAAATTCAGATGTGATAAAAGAATATATTGTAGTCAAATGCATTCATACAAAGAAGCAAAATATTTTTTAGATCATTGTGGGCCAGTAAAAATGGATGGGGATAGGGATGGCATCCCCTGTGAAAGACAGTTTGGACGCCATTAA
- a CDS encoding DUF805 domain-containing protein — MLKVYFGEWADGRLKRLAYLGYYFLLMVLFVAIIFGAIVAVGATEKIMGGDILATQAMLMDHFGLAAMAGFMIFFMAMIVAQVNILAKRIRDMGLPAVWTILGLIAISITLNILFPVQSMEVNTAIVKTAEGTAISTAGTHANTGSMVVQLFDMVVFLCLVFIPSDAFRKNR, encoded by the coding sequence ATGTTAAAAGTTTATTTTGGAGAGTGGGCTGACGGAAGACTCAAGAGACTGGCATATCTTGGGTATTATTTCTTACTGATGGTATTGTTTGTTGCCATTATTTTTGGTGCCATAGTCGCTGTAGGAGCTACAGAGAAGATCATGGGAGGAGATATTCTTGCAACTCAGGCTATGCTGATGGATCACTTTGGTCTTGCAGCCATGGCAGGGTTTATGATCTTTTTCATGGCCATGATAGTCGCACAGGTCAATATACTGGCAAAGCGTATACGTGATATGGGCCTGCCTGCAGTATGGACGATCCTCGGGCTCATCGCCATCTCGATTACACTCAACATACTCTTCCCAGTGCAGTCCATGGAAGTGAACACCGCCATTGTCAAAACGGCAGAGGGTACGGCGATCAGCACCGCGGGCACACATGCCAATACCGGCAGCATGGTCGTGCAACTGTTCGATATGGTCGTCTTTCTCTGTTTGGTTTTCATTCCTAGTGATGCTTTCAGAAAGAACAGATAG
- the hisD gene encoding histidinol dehydrogenase translates to MKIFYSNDDTFEGNFNELLERGKMDIEGVTGIVSGLLKEIQTDGNKALKSQIARFDRWEPESDAELLVSTDDMAEAYENIDPTLRDALHLAYDRIESYHQKLMPKTWMDEEENGTILGQKVTAVDKAGLYIPGGKAAYPSSLLMNVIPAQVAGVEEIVICTPAPDNELNELLLAACHLCKVTKVFRVGGASAIGAMAYGTETIPKVDVITGPGNIFVATAKKLVYGEVNIDMIAGPSEIGILADESAREDYLAIDLLSQAEHDEMASSILITTDSELANRVSDKVEEFLGTLSREEIARKSIEERGAIIVTKDMDEAIDLMNEIAPEHLEVVTKDPMSLLDSIKHAGAIFLGENTPEPIGDYVAGPNHTLPTGGTAKFYSPLSVENFLKKSSIIMMSKKGMDEIGKQCAMIANTEGLTAHEESVRIRLRN, encoded by the coding sequence ATGAAAATATTTTACAGCAACGACGACACGTTTGAAGGAAACTTCAATGAACTTCTCGAACGCGGGAAAATGGATATAGAGGGTGTAACTGGCATCGTTTCCGGCCTTCTAAAGGAGATACAGACAGATGGGAACAAAGCACTGAAATCTCAGATTGCTAGATTTGACAGGTGGGAACCAGAGAGCGATGCCGAACTTCTAGTCTCTACGGATGATATGGCAGAAGCCTATGAAAACATTGATCCGACACTTCGTGATGCTCTGCACCTGGCCTATGACCGTATTGAGTCCTATCACCAGAAGCTGATGCCGAAGACCTGGATGGATGAAGAGGAAAATGGTACGATACTGGGTCAAAAGGTCACAGCTGTAGACAAAGCCGGACTTTACATCCCCGGAGGTAAAGCGGCCTATCCTTCCTCGCTTTTGATGAATGTTATCCCTGCACAGGTTGCAGGGGTTGAAGAGATCGTGATCTGTACACCGGCTCCCGACAACGAGCTCAATGAATTGCTTCTGGCAGCCTGCCACCTCTGTAAAGTCACAAAGGTATTTAGAGTTGGCGGTGCCTCTGCCATCGGTGCGATGGCATACGGAACAGAGACCATACCAAAAGTGGATGTCATCACGGGTCCTGGTAACATCTTTGTAGCGACGGCCAAAAAGCTTGTGTACGGTGAAGTGAACATTGATATGATCGCCGGACCGAGCGAGATCGGCATCTTGGCGGATGAAAGTGCAAGAGAGGATTACCTTGCGATCGATCTGCTTTCGCAGGCGGAACATGATGAGATGGCAAGCTCCATACTCATCACTACAGACAGCGAACTGGCGAACAGGGTCTCTGACAAGGTAGAGGAGTTCCTCGGTACACTTTCTCGTGAAGAGATTGCCAGAAAGTCCATCGAAGAGCGCGGAGCGATCATTGTCACAAAAGATATGGACGAAGCGATCGACCTGATGAACGAGATCGCGCCAGAGCACTTGGAAGTGGTGACGAAAGATCCAATGTCTCTGCTGGACAGCATCAAGCATGCAGGGGCCATCTTCCTTGGCGAGAATACACCGGAGCCTATCGGTGACTATGTTGCAGGTCCAAACCATACATTGCCTACGGGAGGAACAGCGAAGTTCTATTCGCCGTTGAGTGTGGAAAATTTCCTGAAAAAGTCCTCGATCATCATGATGAGCAAAAAGGGAATGGACGAAATAGGTAAACAATGTGCTATGATAGCCAATACGGAAGGTTTGACTGCGCATGAAGAGTCAGTACGTATCCGTTTAAGAAACTAA
- a CDS encoding 1-aminocyclopropane-1-carboxylate deaminase/D-cysteine desulfhydrase yields MIKLNLPSPIQSITFENQHFYLKRDDLIHPDFSGNKARKFHYYLANKFPDIQKIVSYGSSQSNAMYSLSVLAKMKGWKFEYSVDHVSEYLRENPHGNYKAALKNNMKIVVGRGVPTPANNILFIEEGGRQKEAEYGIMLLAQEIVVWQKENEIEELNIFLPSGTGTTALFLQKNFSLFTLHSSLFTKVYTCPCVGDSTYLKKQFSMLEEDEKYHPRILTLYKKHHFGKLYRENYEIWLKLQQQTGVEFDLLYDPLGWRTLFAHSEVYTTKPTLYIHQGGLLGNESMLPRYERKYRK; encoded by the coding sequence ATGATAAAACTGAACCTTCCTTCCCCCATTCAATCCATTACATTTGAGAATCAGCACTTCTATCTGAAACGTGATGACCTGATACATCCTGACTTTTCCGGCAACAAAGCACGAAAATTCCATTATTATCTTGCAAACAAATTTCCGGATATTCAAAAAATAGTTTCCTATGGCTCATCCCAGTCCAATGCGATGTATTCGCTCTCCGTGCTTGCAAAGATGAAAGGATGGAAGTTTGAATACTCTGTAGACCATGTTTCTGAGTATCTTAGGGAGAATCCACACGGGAATTACAAAGCTGCTTTAAAAAATAATATGAAAATTGTTGTAGGTCGGGGTGTCCCCACCCCGGCAAATAATATTTTGTTTATTGAAGAGGGTGGACGACAAAAAGAGGCGGAGTATGGCATCATGCTTTTAGCTCAAGAGATTGTAGTATGGCAAAAAGAAAATGAAATAGAGGAGCTGAATATCTTTCTACCCTCCGGCACAGGAACAACAGCACTATTCTTACAAAAGAATTTTTCACTCTTCACTCTTCACTCTTCACTCTTCACTAAGGTTTATACCTGTCCCTGTGTCGGTGACAGTACCTATCTGAAAAAACAATTTTCTATGCTCGAAGAGGATGAAAAATACCATCCCCGAATTCTCACACTGTATAAAAAGCACCATTTTGGAAAACTCTATAGAGAAAATTACGAAATTTGGCTAAAATTACAACAACAAACGGGAGTGGAGTTCGATCTGCTTTACGATCCTTTGGGATGGCGGACGTTATTTGCGCATTCTGAAGTATATACTACAAAGCCGACTTTGTATATTCATCAGGGTGGTCTGTTGGGTAATGAAAGCATGCTCCCGAGGTATGAACGGAAATACCGAAAATAA
- the fbaA gene encoding class II fructose-bisphosphate aldolase, whose product MSTKVLDVLDTGIVTGDDLQTLFRIAQEEEYAIPAVNVVSTSSINAVLESAKNVNSPVIVQFSNGGGAYYAGKGLSSDKAAILGTISGAQHVHTVAKAYGVPVVLHTDHAARKLLPWIDALLDASEAHFKAHGTPLFSSHMIDLSEEPIEENIATCKAYLERMSKMGMTLEIELGVTGGEEDGVDNTDIDNSLLYTQPEEVAYAYEELMKVSDKFTIAASFGNVHGVYKPGNVQLTPKILDNSQTYIEEKYDTSEKPVNFVFHGGSGSELSDIREAIGYGVIKMNIDTDTQWAFWDGVRKYEAKYHDYLQGQIGNPDGEDKPNKSYYDPRKWLREGELSMVKRLEQAYEDLNCVGRN is encoded by the coding sequence ATGTCTACAAAAGTATTGGATGTTCTGGACACAGGAATCGTAACGGGTGATGATCTTCAAACTCTCTTTAGGATCGCACAAGAAGAAGAGTATGCGATCCCGGCTGTAAATGTCGTAAGTACCTCTTCGATCAACGCGGTATTGGAATCTGCCAAAAACGTCAATTCTCCTGTCATTGTGCAGTTCTCGAATGGTGGTGGTGCCTACTATGCAGGGAAAGGACTTTCTTCTGATAAAGCTGCGATCCTGGGTACGATCTCCGGTGCACAGCATGTGCATACAGTAGCGAAGGCCTATGGCGTACCGGTAGTCCTGCATACGGACCATGCAGCAAGAAAACTACTTCCCTGGATCGATGCGCTCCTTGATGCCAGTGAAGCACATTTCAAAGCACACGGTACACCGCTTTTCTCTTCACACATGATCGATCTTTCCGAAGAGCCCATCGAAGAGAATATCGCTACATGCAAAGCCTATCTTGAGCGAATGAGCAAGATGGGAATGACGCTGGAGATAGAACTGGGTGTGACCGGCGGAGAAGAAGACGGTGTAGACAATACGGACATCGACAACTCTTTGCTTTATACGCAGCCTGAAGAAGTGGCCTATGCCTATGAAGAGCTTATGAAAGTTTCAGACAAGTTCACGATCGCCGCATCGTTCGGTAACGTACACGGTGTCTATAAACCGGGGAATGTACAGCTCACTCCGAAGATCCTGGATAATTCCCAGACCTATATCGAAGAGAAGTATGATACATCTGAAAAACCTGTTAACTTCGTCTTTCACGGCGGTTCGGGTTCCGAACTTTCCGACATACGCGAAGCCATCGGTTACGGCGTGATCAAAATGAACATCGATACAGATACCCAATGGGCCTTCTGGGACGGTGTACGCAAGTATGAAGCGAAATATCATGACTATCTTCAGGGACAGATCGGGAATCCGGACGGTGAAGACAAACCCAACAAAAGTTACTATGACCCGAGAAAGTGGCTCAGAGAGGGTGAACTCTCCATGGTCAAAAGACTTGAGCAGGCGTATGAGGATCTTAATTGCGTTGGACGTAATTAA